AGGCGGACATTCTGGTGCGATTCGGTCTGCGGGTCAGAAGACTGCGGCAGGAGCAGGGCTACTCTCAGGAGAGCTTTGCGTATGCCTGTGAACTGGATCGCACGTACGTCGGCGGGATTGAGCGGGGTGAGCGAAACCTCGCATTGAGAAACATCGAGCGAATCGCCAACACGCTCGGCATCAGCATCAGCGAGCTGATGGAAGGGCTGTGAGCGGCGTTAGGCTGTCACGGGAATGAGAACCAACGCGACCACAGCGTCATCACTGGTTGCCGAGAGCGCCGCAGCCAGAGGAGAGTGGTACAGAGCAACCTGTTTAAAACGGTCAGCATCCCGCTCCACGGCGGCGTAGCGTAACTCGCAGTTCAGCAGGGTCTGTCGGAGTTCAGCACAGCGGCCACGTCGAACCTGAATCTGACGATCCAGATACGGCTGCCAGGTCGAAGGCCCATGCGGCTCCAGCTCTTCGCTCCAGAACTGCAGGGCGGCTCGCAGCAGAACCAGATCGTCGTCGGTCAGCACATCGTTCATGGAATCTCCCTCAGTTGCTGAAGGGATCGCTGGACTTCCGCCGCGTTCGGCCCGGCGTGAACTGATAGATCCCGCCCTTCTCAGCATCGAGGCAGCGGCCACTGGCCCAGCGACGCAGCGAATCAACCGACTCGGCGGCGGTCACTGCAACCGGGACAACATTGTTCGCCGCCTGCACGAGCGGCACATCCAATAACGCCGACAAACGACAGCAAGCCCGGATTTCCGCTCCGGTCCACTGGTCATCATTCGGCAGCCGCTGATTGTCGTCGAGCTCGAACAAATGATGGTACTGATTCCAGATCCGATCCTTCTGCGGACGACCCGGCAGATCCAGAAAGACAATCCCATCGAACCGCTCGGCCCGGGTCAACTCCGGCGGCATTTTCGAGATGTCGTTGCAGGTGGCAACAACGTAGACGTTCGAGGTATGGTCGTTCATCCAGGTGAGGAGTGTTCCCAGCATCCGGGTGGAGACGCCGGAGTCGGACTGGCCGGAG
The genomic region above belongs to Rubinisphaera margarita and contains:
- a CDS encoding methyltransferase, with the translated sequence MNDVLTDDDLVLLRAALQFWSEELEPHGPSTWQPYLDRQIQVRRGRCAELRQTLLNCELRYAAVERDADRFKQVALYHSPLAAALSATSDDAVVALVLIPVTA
- a CDS encoding helix-turn-helix domain-containing protein, with the protein product MAKQADILVRFGLRVRRLRQEQGYSQESFAYACELDRTYVGGIERGERNLALRNIERIANTLGISISELMEGL